A genomic segment from Limosilactobacillus sp. encodes:
- a CDS encoding FtsK/SpoIIIE family DNA translocase: MAQRKRKSKRRRQTSRSPKSQHRLVDNLVGIIVVLLMLVGLCNLGALGAVIAGIFKLLVGASYPILMLIVLLYGAGFALYARWLHFSPRRIVGVIVGYLGLLIWLHVLFVDQLNVHAKIPVVTWSNLSKALLNGDTTLPIGGGMLGAYLFSACDALVDQVGTAVFAWILMICGVIIFFALPWRDFLKLCGRLLQKLGIMSKEAGERLKEKAAQPGVTMPPLSSAAAHATAAKKTVTDFFAGQDEGDDSAAVQSEEPAPQPAPARPVEPKITVASNHHEEPADATEHEDEPPLAMTGGSAKADEDYQLPPLDLLSEVQATDQQADLKNIKKNTKILQETLQSFNVQATVENVSLGPSVTKYELRPAVGVKVSRITHLADDLALALAAKDIRIEAPIPGKSLIGIEVPNQQVATVGFRDMFEAAPKDDNPMDVPLGRTVTGDVEMADLTKMPHLLIAGATGSGKSVAINVILTSILLKAKPHQVKMLLIDPKKVELSVYNDIPHLLSPVVSEPKKAARALGKVVAEMERRYELFAKFGVRNLKGYNQLVQKQNAAHPDDQQPALPLVLVVVDELADLMMTVSSDVEDAIVRIAQMGRAAGIHMILATQRPSVDVITGLIKANVPSRIAFAVSSGVDSRTIIDTNGAEKLLGRGDMLFEPIDQNKPVRVQGAFISDQDVEAVVSFIKDERQPEYDSQMVVSDAELAQEEEQEDEDELFPQALEFVAQEQRASTSMIQRRFRIGYNRAARIIDDLEQRGYISPANGSKPREVYKKPDQPSSEE, from the coding sequence ATGGCACAACGAAAACGTAAATCGAAACGGCGTCGGCAGACCAGCCGTTCGCCGAAGAGCCAGCACCGCCTGGTTGACAACCTGGTCGGGATCATCGTGGTCCTCCTGATGCTGGTCGGCCTCTGCAACCTGGGGGCCCTGGGTGCCGTCATCGCCGGGATCTTCAAGCTCCTGGTGGGGGCCAGCTACCCGATTTTGATGCTGATCGTCCTGCTCTACGGGGCCGGCTTTGCCCTCTACGCCCGCTGGCTGCACTTCAGCCCGCGGCGGATCGTCGGCGTCATCGTCGGCTACCTGGGCCTCTTGATCTGGCTGCACGTCCTCTTCGTCGACCAGCTCAACGTCCACGCTAAGATCCCGGTGGTGACCTGGAGCAACCTCAGCAAGGCCCTCTTGAACGGGGACACGACCCTGCCGATCGGTGGGGGGATGCTCGGGGCCTACCTCTTCTCGGCCTGCGACGCCCTGGTCGACCAGGTGGGGACCGCCGTCTTTGCCTGGATCCTGATGATCTGCGGGGTCATCATCTTCTTTGCCCTGCCGTGGCGCGACTTCCTGAAGCTCTGCGGTCGGCTCCTCCAGAAGCTGGGGATCATGAGCAAGGAGGCCGGTGAGCGGCTGAAGGAAAAGGCGGCCCAGCCCGGGGTGACAATGCCACCCCTGTCCAGCGCGGCGGCCCACGCGACTGCCGCGAAGAAGACGGTGACCGACTTCTTCGCGGGCCAGGACGAGGGTGACGATTCCGCCGCCGTCCAGTCCGAAGAACCGGCGCCACAGCCGGCACCAGCCCGGCCGGTGGAGCCGAAGATCACGGTGGCCTCCAACCACCACGAGGAACCGGCGGACGCGACCGAGCATGAGGACGAGCCGCCCCTGGCAATGACGGGTGGTTCCGCCAAGGCCGACGAAGACTACCAGCTGCCGCCCCTGGACCTGCTGAGTGAGGTCCAGGCCACCGACCAGCAGGCCGATCTGAAGAACATCAAGAAGAACACCAAGATTCTCCAAGAAACCCTTCAGTCCTTCAACGTCCAGGCGACGGTGGAGAACGTCAGCCTAGGGCCGTCAGTAACTAAGTACGAGTTGCGGCCCGCGGTGGGGGTCAAGGTGAGCCGGATCACCCACCTGGCGGACGACCTGGCATTGGCCCTGGCCGCCAAGGACATCCGGATCGAGGCCCCGATCCCCGGCAAGTCGCTGATCGGGATCGAAGTGCCGAACCAGCAGGTGGCCACGGTTGGCTTCCGTGACATGTTCGAGGCGGCGCCCAAGGACGACAACCCAATGGACGTGCCGCTTGGGCGGACGGTCACCGGGGATGTCGAGATGGCCGATCTGACGAAGATGCCCCACCTCCTGATTGCCGGGGCGACCGGAAGCGGGAAGTCGGTGGCAATCAACGTCATTCTGACCAGCATTCTCCTCAAGGCCAAGCCCCACCAGGTTAAGATGCTCCTGATCGACCCGAAGAAGGTCGAGCTCAGCGTCTACAACGACATTCCCCACCTGCTCAGCCCGGTCGTCTCGGAGCCGAAGAAGGCAGCCCGGGCGCTGGGCAAGGTGGTTGCGGAGATGGAGCGGCGCTATGAGCTCTTCGCCAAGTTTGGCGTCCGCAACCTCAAGGGCTATAACCAACTGGTGCAAAAGCAAAACGCGGCCCACCCGGACGACCAGCAGCCGGCCCTGCCGCTGGTCCTGGTCGTGGTCGACGAACTGGCCGACCTGATGATGACCGTCTCCAGCGACGTCGAGGACGCCATCGTGCGGATTGCCCAGATGGGGCGGGCCGCCGGGATCCACATGATCCTGGCTACCCAGCGGCCGTCGGTGGACGTCATCACCGGGCTGATCAAGGCCAACGTCCCGTCCCGGATTGCCTTCGCGGTTTCCAGCGGGGTCGATTCGCGGACGATCATCGACACGAACGGGGCGGAAAAGCTGCTCGGCCGCGGGGACATGCTCTTTGAACCGATCGACCAGAACAAGCCGGTCCGGGTCCAGGGGGCCTTCATCTCCGACCAGGATGTTGAAGCCGTGGTTTCCTTCATCAAGGATGAGCGGCAGCCCGAGTACGATTCACAGATGGTCGTGAGCGACGCCGAACTGGCCCAGGAAGAGGAGCAGGAGGACGAAGACGAGCTCTTCCCCCAGGCCCTCGAATTCGTGGCCCAGGAACAGCGGGCCTCGACCTCGATGATCCAGCGGCGCTTTCGGATTGGCTACAACCGGGCGGCGCGGATCATCGACGACCTGGAGCAGCGGGGCTACATCAGCCCGGCCAATGGCTCCAAGCCGCGCGAGGTCTACAAGAAGCCGGACCAACCATCGTCAGAAGAATAA
- a CDS encoding DUF4044 domain-containing protein: MQRKKKTRFQKITMVAIWLMLIAMLGSLIFGAVASLNLI, translated from the coding sequence ATGCAACGGAAAAAGAAAACACGTTTCCAAAAAATTACGATGGTCGCAATTTGGCTGATGCTGATTGCCATGCTGGGGTCTTTAATCTTCGGTGCCGTCGCATCACTGAATCTGATTTAA
- the mraZ gene encoding division/cell wall cluster transcriptional repressor MraZ, which translates to MLMGEFQHSLDSKRRLIIPAKFRDQLGAEFVLTRGLDGCLFGYPQDEWERLNEKLQSLPLTKRDARAFVRFLYSAASACSFDRQGRVNIPDPLCTYAHLSKKCMIIGVANRLEIWDADRWNEYNSDTAANFDEIAEELNIDF; encoded by the coding sequence TTGTTAATGGGGGAATTTCAACATTCACTGGATTCCAAGCGCCGACTGATTATCCCCGCCAAGTTTCGCGACCAGCTGGGTGCCGAGTTTGTTTTGACCCGGGGCCTGGATGGCTGTTTGTTTGGCTACCCGCAGGACGAGTGGGAGCGCCTCAACGAAAAGCTGCAGTCGCTGCCACTGACGAAGCGGGACGCGCGGGCCTTTGTCCGCTTCCTGTATTCGGCGGCCAGCGCCTGCTCCTTTGATCGCCAGGGCCGGGTCAACATCCCGGATCCCCTCTGCACCTACGCCCATTTGAGCAAGAAGTGCATGATCATCGGGGTGGCCAACCGCCTGGAAATTTGGGACGCCGACCGGTGGAACGAATACAACAGCGATACCGCCGCCAACTTTGACGAGATCGCCGAGGAGCTAAACATTGATTTTTAG
- the rsmH gene encoding 16S rRNA (cytosine(1402)-N(4))-methyltransferase RsmH, giving the protein MAEFNHVTVLLKEAVAGLNVQPTGTYVDATLGGGGHSGEILQQLTSGHLYSFDQDQTAIKYNQEHLHAALEAGKLTLVEDNFRHLKTALANQGVRKIDGIVYDLGVSSPQFDDAARGFSYKLDAPLDMRMNQDQELSAMEVVNDWSYEQLVRILYRYGEEHFAKQIARKIEQRRARRPIRTTFELVDVIKEAIPAAARRHGGHPAKKSFQAIRIAVNDELGALEESLEQAFELLNVGGRISVITFQSLEDRLVKTMFKEQSSISADLPQGLPVIPAGMEPHFKLINKKPILPSAQELANNHRAHSAKLRIIEKVK; this is encoded by the coding sequence ATGGCAGAGTTTAACCACGTAACGGTACTGTTGAAGGAAGCCGTAGCGGGCTTAAATGTGCAACCAACTGGCACTTATGTCGATGCAACCCTGGGTGGTGGCGGTCATTCTGGTGAGATTTTGCAGCAGCTGACTAGCGGCCACCTTTATTCGTTTGACCAGGACCAGACCGCCATCAAGTACAATCAGGAGCACCTGCACGCTGCCCTGGAGGCGGGCAAATTAACCCTGGTCGAGGACAACTTCCGCCACCTAAAGACCGCCCTGGCGAACCAGGGGGTTAGAAAAATCGACGGGATCGTCTACGACCTCGGCGTTTCCTCGCCCCAGTTTGACGATGCGGCCCGGGGCTTTAGCTACAAGCTCGACGCCCCGTTGGACATGCGGATGAACCAGGATCAGGAACTGTCGGCCATGGAGGTCGTCAACGACTGGTCCTACGAGCAGCTGGTACGGATCCTCTACCGTTACGGTGAGGAGCACTTTGCCAAGCAGATCGCCCGCAAGATCGAGCAACGGCGCGCCCGGCGGCCAATTAGGACCACCTTCGAGCTGGTCGACGTCATCAAGGAGGCCATCCCGGCGGCGGCCCGTCGCCACGGTGGCCACCCCGCCAAGAAGAGCTTCCAGGCAATCCGGATCGCCGTCAATGACGAGCTGGGGGCCCTGGAGGAGTCACTCGAGCAGGCCTTTGAGCTCTTAAACGTCGGCGGCCGGATCAGCGTGATCACCTTCCAGTCCTTGGAAGACCGACTGGTGAAGACGATGTTTAAGGAACAGTCTTCCATCAGCGCCGACCTGCCCCAGGGGCTGCCGGTCATTCCGGCGGGGATGGAGCCCCACTTTAAGTTAATCAATAAGAAGCCAATTCTTCCTAGTGCTCAGGAATTAGCCAACAATCACCGGGCACACAGCGCTAAACTGCGCATCATCGAAAAAGTCAAGTAA
- the ftsL2 gene encoding cell division protein FtsL produces the protein MSKVVSNTARELKEQPEIKQTPVQRPAANPRAVGWSPFERLLVTVGGVVTLCLVIALLSTKVAINNQQHHLQDLQSQISKVKNANTSSQQEIAELTSQSHLKAAAHKYGLSDRNSNVRNINQ, from the coding sequence GTGAGTAAAGTGGTTTCAAACACTGCACGAGAGTTAAAAGAGCAACCGGAAATAAAGCAAACACCAGTCCAGCGGCCCGCGGCCAATCCCCGCGCGGTCGGCTGGTCGCCTTTTGAGCGGCTGCTCGTCACTGTCGGCGGGGTTGTGACCCTCTGCCTCGTGATCGCCTTGCTTTCGACCAAGGTTGCCATCAACAACCAGCAGCACCACTTGCAGGACCTGCAGAGCCAGATCAGCAAGGTCAAAAATGCGAATACGAGCTCACAACAAGAAATCGCAGAATTGACAAGCCAGTCGCACTTGAAGGCGGCCGCTCACAAATATGGCTTGTCGGATCGAAATTCAAACGTAAGGAACATTAATCAATAA
- a CDS encoding penicillin-binding transpeptidase domain-containing protein, whose amino-acid sequence MNKEPERARNKRNNRNQGTFGKWLFLITVSLFALFIVRFAYIAINKDVQHVNLRSKAEQTYTQRQVIQARRGTIYDSEGNKLATDTSRYTLYAIVDHHQRSNSGKPLYVTNKKKTARILARYIDEPASKIKKTLTTDGQTYQVEFGTAGSNLSVATMQKIKSYHLPGINFVATPARQYPEGEFASQLIGMANPKTEDNGTTKLVGQLGLEGYFNKQLTGTNGIRQDKQDVYGYRLANSKGTVKPAVNGDDVHTTIDPQTQHLIETKVNKVFKASKANAMTAVVMEAKTGKIIAATQRPTLRSKKNPVWRNMLAQDAYEPGSTMKVLALSAAIDSGHFNPNDTFNSGTWSLGGGKITDWSSSGWGAITYKDAFDLSSNVGFAHVEQNMGADTWYKYIKRFGLLKKVNVDGMGSEVNGYTQFKGALEQANTAFGQGITVNELQMMQAFSAVANRGKMMKPYFVSKVVNSKGKTVKSNHPKQVGKPIKAKTAKQVLGYMEGVVYDEKGLGHMYQIKGHRIAAKTGTAQIGGANGYSKGDTNYLYSMVGMAPAKHPRYIIYITLRQPQNISTPAANQIAEVFNPTMKMLLNRQSTTKSAKHSMVNVPNLVGQSSQQATTKLGQKHLQAVVLGSGKTIRKQSIPAGQQALINQRVILTTGGTVQLPDMSGWSSADVEQLAAMLHLKLKEEGSGYLVSQSIAANTQVKAQTTLTVKYKPKE is encoded by the coding sequence ATGAATAAAGAGCCAGAGCGAGCGAGAAACAAGAGGAATAATAGGAACCAGGGAACCTTTGGTAAATGGCTGTTCCTGATCACGGTTAGCCTATTCGCCTTGTTTATCGTTCGTTTTGCGTATATTGCAATCAACAAGGATGTCCAGCACGTTAACCTGCGCTCCAAGGCCGAACAGACCTACACCCAGCGCCAGGTCATTCAGGCCCGCCGGGGGACGATCTACGACAGCGAGGGGAACAAGCTGGCGACCGACACCAGCCGTTATACGCTTTACGCCATCGTCGACCATCACCAGCGGTCCAACTCCGGGAAGCCGCTCTACGTCACCAACAAGAAGAAGACTGCCAGGATTCTGGCCCGCTACATTGACGAGCCGGCCAGCAAGATTAAAAAAACGCTGACGACCGATGGGCAGACCTACCAGGTTGAATTTGGCACGGCGGGGAGCAACCTGTCCGTGGCCACCATGCAGAAGATCAAGAGCTACCACCTCCCGGGGATCAACTTCGTGGCGACCCCGGCCCGGCAGTATCCGGAGGGCGAATTTGCCTCCCAGCTGATCGGGATGGCCAACCCAAAGACCGAGGATAACGGGACAACCAAGCTGGTGGGTCAGCTCGGCCTGGAGGGCTACTTCAACAAGCAATTGACCGGGACCAACGGGATTCGCCAGGATAAGCAGGACGTCTACGGCTACCGCCTGGCCAATTCCAAGGGAACGGTCAAGCCGGCGGTCAACGGTGACGACGTCCACACCACAATTGACCCCCAGACCCAGCACTTGATCGAGACCAAGGTCAACAAGGTCTTCAAGGCTTCCAAGGCCAACGCGATGACGGCGGTGGTCATGGAGGCCAAGACCGGGAAGATCATCGCGGCCACCCAACGGCCGACCCTGCGTTCCAAGAAGAACCCGGTCTGGCGAAACATGCTGGCTCAGGACGCCTACGAACCCGGCTCGACGATGAAGGTTCTGGCCCTGAGTGCGGCCATCGACTCCGGCCATTTCAACCCGAACGACACCTTTAACTCGGGGACCTGGTCGCTGGGCGGCGGCAAGATCACCGACTGGTCGTCCAGCGGTTGGGGTGCGATTACCTACAAGGACGCCTTTGACCTCTCCAGTAACGTCGGTTTTGCCCACGTCGAGCAGAACATGGGGGCCGACACCTGGTACAAGTACATCAAGCGCTTCGGCCTCCTCAAGAAGGTCAACGTCGACGGGATGGGCAGCGAGGTTAACGGCTACACCCAGTTCAAGGGAGCCCTGGAGCAGGCCAACACCGCCTTTGGTCAGGGGATTACCGTCAACGAACTGCAGATGATGCAGGCCTTTAGTGCCGTCGCCAATCGCGGTAAAATGATGAAGCCCTACTTCGTCTCCAAGGTTGTCAACAGCAAGGGCAAGACCGTGAAGAGCAACCACCCCAAGCAGGTCGGCAAGCCGATCAAGGCCAAGACGGCCAAACAGGTCCTCGGCTACATGGAGGGGGTTGTTTACGACGAAAAGGGCCTCGGCCACATGTACCAGATCAAGGGGCACCGGATCGCCGCCAAGACCGGGACCGCCCAGATCGGTGGGGCCAACGGTTACAGCAAGGGCGACACCAACTACCTCTACTCGATGGTGGGGATGGCGCCGGCCAAGCACCCACGCTACATCATCTACATCACCCTGCGCCAGCCGCAAAACATCAGCACGCCGGCCGCTAACCAAATCGCCGAGGTCTTCAACCCGACGATGAAGATGCTGCTCAACCGCCAGAGCACGACCAAGTCTGCCAAGCACAGCATGGTCAATGTGCCGAACCTGGTGGGCCAAAGCAGCCAGCAGGCGACGACCAAGCTGGGCCAAAAGCACCTGCAGGCCGTCGTACTCGGCAGCGGCAAGACGATTCGCAAGCAGTCGATTCCAGCCGGTCAGCAGGCCCTGATCAACCAACGGGTCATCCTGACGACCGGGGGGACCGTCCAGCTGCCGGACATGAGCGGCTGGAGCTCGGCGGACGTGGAGCAGCTAGCAGCCATGCTGCACCTGAAATTGAAAGAAGAGGGGAGCGGCTACCTGGTTTCCCAGAGCATTGCCGCCAACACCCAGGTGAAGGCCCAGACAACCTTGACCGTTAAATACAAACCAAAGGAGTAA
- the mraY gene encoding phospho-N-acetylmuramoyl-pentapeptide-transferase: MNILTAILTVISAFLITFLLMPYLIRYFRAKKEGQQIRKEGPTWHAKKAGTPTMGGLLFIFSAVVTILWVAAWRGLISNTLWALLFILVVYGLIGMWDDSIKIFHHQNEGFKAWQKALAQVIAAMVFTAIYQHEGFQMGFGTTQAGWWYGLFIIFWMVGFSNAVNLTDGLDGLVSGLSIISFIAYLIVALVNISQPGYAEIALFCLAMIGTLIGFFPYNHKPAKIFMGDMGSLAIGASLAAVSLLLHHEWSLLVVGIVYVCETASVILQVASFKLTGKRIFKMTPIHHHFEMCGWSEWKIDIVFWIVGLIGAVIAVSWILLVG, translated from the coding sequence ATGAACATATTGACCGCTATCTTGACGGTGATCAGTGCATTCCTGATCACCTTCCTGTTGATGCCATACTTGATTCGCTACTTTCGCGCCAAGAAAGAAGGCCAGCAGATCCGCAAGGAAGGACCGACCTGGCACGCCAAAAAGGCCGGGACGCCGACCATGGGGGGCTTGCTCTTCATCTTCTCAGCCGTCGTCACCATTCTCTGGGTGGCAGCCTGGCGGGGATTGATTTCCAACACCCTGTGGGCACTGCTCTTCATCCTGGTGGTCTACGGCCTGATCGGGATGTGGGATGACAGCATCAAGATCTTCCACCACCAAAACGAGGGTTTCAAGGCCTGGCAAAAGGCCCTGGCCCAGGTGATCGCGGCGATGGTCTTCACCGCCATCTACCAGCACGAGGGCTTCCAGATGGGCTTTGGGACCACTCAGGCCGGCTGGTGGTACGGCCTCTTCATCATCTTCTGGATGGTCGGTTTCTCCAACGCGGTAAACCTGACGGATGGTCTGGACGGCCTGGTCAGCGGTCTGTCAATCATTTCCTTTATCGCCTACCTGATCGTGGCCCTGGTGAACATCAGCCAGCCGGGCTACGCCGAGATCGCCCTCTTCTGTCTGGCAATGATCGGGACTCTGATCGGCTTTTTCCCTTACAACCACAAGCCGGCCAAGATCTTCATGGGGGACATGGGCTCGCTGGCCATCGGGGCATCGCTGGCGGCGGTTTCGCTCCTGCTCCACCACGAATGGTCGCTTTTAGTTGTCGGGATCGTCTACGTTTGCGAGACGGCCAGCGTCATCTTGCAGGTGGCCTCGTTTAAGCTGACCGGGAAGCGAATCTTCAAGATGACGCCGATTCACCACCACTTCGAAATGTGTGGCTGGAGCGAATGGAAGATCGACATTGTCTTCTGGATCGTCGGCCTGATCGGTGCCGTGATCGCCGTCAGTTGGATTTTGTTGGTTGGTTAA
- the murD gene encoding UDP-N-acetylmuramoyl-L-alanine--D-glutamate ligase — protein MKQIDTYQGKKALVIGFGISGLNAAHLLVKLGAQVTANDMKTPKDPAVVQDLENDGIKVITGSNPLSLADEGFDVVVKNPGIPYDNPLVAKFVAQKTPIITEAELGAEIFDGHLVSVTGSNGKTTTTTLTQLMLAKGSTHQVKYAGNIGVSFTKVAEGLGADDTLVTELSSFQLLGCPTIHPHIAIITNIFSNHLDYHKTRENYINAKLNITRNQTPDDYLIMNWDKEEWQEIARRSRATIVPFSRLGKSHDGAYEEDGQIYWRGEQIMAAKDIRLIGPQNVENALAAIAAAKLSGVDNDAIVSVLTTFSGVRHRLQYVMDYQGRRFYNDSKSTDIEATEVALAGFTQPVILLAGGLDRGYTFERLVPYFKKHVKAIIVFGQCKDKMKDAAQQAGIPMIIESENAITAVPEAWKVSAPGDVILLSPANASWDQFPSFEVRGDKFIEAVEKLTGQKEGN, from the coding sequence ATGAAGCAGATTGATACGTACCAGGGCAAAAAGGCACTGGTGATTGGTTTCGGGATCAGCGGCCTGAACGCCGCCCATCTCCTGGTGAAGCTGGGGGCCCAGGTGACCGCCAACGATATGAAGACGCCAAAGGACCCGGCCGTCGTCCAGGACTTAGAGAACGATGGAATCAAGGTCATCACGGGTTCCAACCCGCTGAGCCTGGCCGACGAAGGCTTTGACGTCGTCGTCAAGAACCCGGGGATTCCCTACGATAACCCGCTGGTTGCCAAGTTTGTGGCCCAAAAGACGCCGATCATCACCGAAGCGGAACTGGGGGCCGAGATCTTTGACGGCCACCTGGTCAGCGTGACCGGGAGCAACGGCAAGACCACCACGACGACTTTGACCCAGCTGATGCTGGCCAAGGGGTCAACTCACCAGGTCAAGTACGCCGGCAACATCGGGGTGTCCTTCACCAAGGTTGCCGAGGGCCTCGGCGCCGATGATACCCTGGTGACCGAATTATCCAGCTTCCAGCTCCTGGGCTGCCCGACAATTCATCCTCACATTGCGATCATCACCAACATCTTCTCGAACCACCTGGACTACCACAAGACCCGGGAAAACTACATCAATGCCAAACTCAACATCACCCGCAACCAGACGCCGGATGATTACCTGATCATGAACTGGGACAAGGAGGAGTGGCAAGAGATCGCCCGGCGCTCCCGGGCCACGATCGTCCCGTTCTCCCGCCTGGGCAAGAGCCATGACGGGGCCTACGAGGAAGACGGCCAGATTTACTGGCGCGGTGAGCAGATCATGGCGGCTAAGGATATCCGCCTGATCGGCCCCCAGAACGTCGAAAACGCCCTGGCGGCCATCGCGGCGGCTAAGCTGAGCGGAGTGGACAATGACGCCATCGTCAGCGTCCTGACGACCTTCAGCGGGGTTCGTCACCGTCTGCAGTACGTCATGGACTACCAGGGGCGGCGTTTCTACAACGACTCGAAGTCGACCGACATCGAGGCGACCGAGGTGGCGTTGGCGGGCTTCACCCAGCCGGTAATCCTGCTGGCTGGGGGCCTGGACCGGGGCTACACCTTTGAGCGCCTGGTACCGTACTTCAAGAAGCACGTCAAGGCGATCATCGTCTTTGGCCAGTGCAAGGACAAGATGAAGGATGCGGCCCAGCAGGCCGGGATCCCGATGATCATCGAAAGTGAAAATGCCATTACGGCCGTTCCGGAGGCCTGGAAGGTCAGCGCGCCGGGGGACGTCATCCTCCTGTCGCCGGCCAACGCCAGCTGGGACCAATTCCCAAGCTTCGAGGTCCGGGGCGACAAGTTCATTGAAGCGGTTGAAAAGCTAACTGGACAAAAGGAAGGGAATTAA
- the murG gene encoding undecaprenyldiphospho-muramoylpentapeptide beta-N-acetylglucosaminyltransferase, with protein sequence MRLLVSGGGTGGHIYPALALIERLKQVEPDTEVLYVGTTRGLENKIVPDAGIKLETMHMQGFKRSLSLDNLKTIYLFLNSVHHAKKIIRDFKPDVVLGTGGYVSGAVLYAAAKHHVPTVIHEQNSVVGVTNKFLSRYVDQIAIAFEAARSQFPAEKVTMVGNPRAQQVAAQANSDFSWTSYGLKDDVPTMMIFGGSQGAPKINKTVVDAIPEFNKRPYQVIFATGQKRYAAVQKQLKGVKIGANVKVVPYIKDMPAKMPRVAALVSRAGATTIAEVTALGVPTILIPSPYVTANHQVKNAQALVKNNAAAMITEDQLDARSLLLQADRIMENDDLRAEMSAASKKMGRPDAADRLIKVLHKAIDEHH encoded by the coding sequence ATGCGGTTATTAGTATCTGGTGGCGGTACCGGGGGACACATCTACCCGGCACTGGCCCTCATCGAACGACTCAAGCAGGTTGAACCGGACACCGAGGTTCTCTACGTCGGCACGACCCGGGGACTGGAAAACAAGATCGTGCCGGACGCCGGCATTAAATTAGAGACCATGCACATGCAGGGCTTTAAGCGTTCCCTGTCCCTGGACAATCTGAAGACGATCTACCTCTTCTTGAATTCGGTCCACCACGCCAAGAAGATTATCCGGGACTTCAAGCCGGATGTCGTCCTCGGTACCGGGGGCTATGTCTCCGGTGCGGTCCTGTACGCGGCGGCCAAGCACCACGTCCCAACGGTGATCCACGAACAGAACAGCGTGGTCGGGGTGACGAACAAGTTCTTAAGCCGCTACGTTGACCAAATTGCGATCGCCTTTGAGGCGGCCCGCAGCCAGTTTCCGGCCGAGAAGGTTACCATGGTTGGCAATCCGCGGGCCCAGCAGGTGGCGGCCCAGGCCAACAGTGATTTCTCCTGGACCAGCTACGGCCTGAAGGATGACGTGCCGACGATGATGATTTTCGGCGGCAGCCAGGGGGCACCGAAGATCAATAAGACGGTCGTTGACGCGATCCCCGAATTCAACAAGCGTCCCTACCAAGTCATCTTTGCGACCGGTCAGAAGCGTTACGCAGCGGTGCAAAAGCAGCTGAAAGGCGTCAAGATCGGTGCCAACGTGAAGGTGGTTCCGTACATCAAAGACATGCCCGCCAAGATGCCGCGGGTGGCGGCGCTGGTCTCCCGGGCCGGTGCCACCACGATCGCGGAGGTGACCGCGCTCGGGGTACCGACGATCCTGATCCCGAGTCCGTACGTGACGGCCAACCACCAGGTGAAGAACGCCCAGGCGCTGGTCAAGAACAACGCCGCGGCGATGATCACCGAGGATCAATTGGACGCCCGGTCGCTGCTCTTGCAGGCGGACCGGATCATGGAAAACGATGACCTGCGGGCCGAAATGTCGGCGGCCTCCAAGAAGATGGGCCGGCCGGACGCGGCGGATCGCTTGATCAAGGTGCTCCACAAGGCCATCGACGAACACCACTAA